From the Alloalcanivorax dieselolei B5 genome, one window contains:
- a CDS encoding OsmC domain/YcaO domain-containing protein has product MEIKVNFLDNLRLEAKFDDFTVVTDQPIRYKGDGSAPSPFDYFLASSALCAAYFVKVYCKARDIPTDNIRLSQNNIVDPENRYNQIFRIQVELPEDISDKDRQGILRSIDRCTVKKVVQTGPEFQIETVENLDEDAQALLMGAPEGEARTYIEGKDRPLEETIATMTGILETLGMKIEIASWRNIVPHVWSLHIRDSASPMCFTNGKGATKESALCSALGEFIERLNCNFFYNDQFFGEEIANSAFVHYPNERWFQPGPDDELPEGILDEHCLAIYDPEGELRGSNLIDTNSGKVERGICSLPFQRRSDGETVWFPSNLIENLFLSNGMSAGNTLPEAQVQCLSEIFERAVKKHIIEEELALPDVPPEVLAKYPNLVEGVEALEAQGFPVLVKDASLGGQFPVACVALMNPRTGGVFVSFGAHPSMAVALERSLTELLQGRSFEGLNDVPPPTFTSLAVTEPNNYVEHFIDSTGVVSWRFFSAKADYDFHEWDFSGSSSNDNEEEATGLFRILEDMGHEVYTAVYEDLGAPVCRILVPGYSEVYPVDDLIWDNTNKALDYREDILNLHSLNDDQLADLVWRLEESQIDDYTDIITLIGIEFDENTVWGQLTVLELKLLISLALGQHEDALERVEAFLQYNDNTVERNLFYRAVSAVLEITLDEELELNDYLVSLRRIYGEDTMSSVVGAVDGTVRFPGLTPTNMQLDGLDKHLRLIESYKKLHAARAARWESTLSKASF; this is encoded by the coding sequence ATGGAAATCAAGGTCAACTTCCTCGACAACCTCCGCCTGGAAGCCAAGTTCGACGACTTTACCGTCGTCACCGATCAGCCGATCCGCTACAAGGGTGACGGCTCGGCGCCGAGCCCGTTCGACTACTTCCTGGCGTCGTCGGCACTGTGCGCGGCTTACTTCGTCAAGGTGTACTGCAAGGCGAGAGATATTCCCACGGACAATATCCGGCTGTCGCAGAACAACATCGTCGACCCGGAGAACCGCTACAACCAGATCTTCCGCATTCAGGTGGAGCTGCCGGAGGACATCTCCGACAAGGACCGACAGGGCATTCTGCGCTCCATCGACCGTTGCACGGTGAAGAAGGTGGTACAGACCGGGCCGGAGTTCCAGATCGAGACGGTGGAGAATCTGGACGAGGATGCCCAGGCGTTGCTGATGGGCGCGCCCGAAGGGGAGGCGCGCACTTATATCGAGGGCAAGGACCGGCCATTGGAGGAGACCATCGCCACCATGACCGGCATCCTCGAGACGCTGGGCATGAAGATCGAGATCGCATCGTGGCGCAATATCGTGCCTCATGTGTGGTCGCTGCACATCCGTGATTCGGCCTCGCCGATGTGTTTCACCAACGGCAAGGGCGCCACCAAGGAGAGCGCGTTGTGCTCGGCGCTGGGGGAGTTCATCGAGCGGCTGAACTGCAACTTTTTCTACAATGATCAGTTCTTCGGTGAGGAGATCGCCAACAGCGCCTTCGTGCATTATCCGAACGAGCGCTGGTTCCAGCCCGGGCCTGATGACGAACTGCCCGAAGGCATTCTGGATGAGCACTGCCTGGCCATCTATGACCCCGAGGGTGAGCTGCGCGGCTCCAATCTGATTGATACCAATTCCGGCAAGGTGGAGCGGGGAATTTGTTCGCTGCCGTTTCAGCGCCGTTCGGACGGCGAGACGGTCTGGTTCCCCTCCAATCTGATCGAGAATCTGTTTCTCAGTAACGGCATGAGCGCCGGTAATACCCTGCCCGAAGCGCAGGTGCAGTGTTTGTCGGAGATCTTCGAGCGGGCGGTGAAGAAACACATCATCGAGGAAGAGCTGGCGCTGCCGGACGTCCCGCCCGAAGTGCTGGCGAAATACCCGAATCTGGTGGAGGGCGTCGAGGCGCTGGAAGCCCAGGGCTTCCCGGTGCTGGTCAAGGACGCTTCTCTGGGTGGACAATTTCCGGTGGCCTGCGTGGCGCTGATGAATCCACGCACCGGCGGCGTATTCGTTTCTTTCGGCGCGCATCCGAGTATGGCGGTGGCGCTGGAGCGCAGTCTTACCGAATTGCTCCAAGGTCGCAGCTTCGAAGGACTGAACGATGTGCCGCCGCCCACGTTTACCAGCCTGGCGGTAACCGAACCCAATAACTACGTGGAGCACTTCATCGATTCCACCGGGGTGGTGTCCTGGCGCTTCTTCAGCGCTAAGGCCGATTACGACTTCCACGAATGGGACTTTTCCGGCAGCTCTTCAAACGATAATGAAGAGGAGGCGACTGGCCTGTTCCGGATTCTCGAAGATATGGGTCATGAAGTGTACACGGCGGTGTACGAAGACCTGGGCGCGCCGGTTTGCCGGATTCTGGTACCCGGTTACTCCGAGGTCTACCCGGTGGATGATTTGATCTGGGATAACACCAACAAGGCCCTGGACTATCGGGAAGATATCCTGAATCTGCATAGCCTGAATGACGATCAACTGGCCGATCTGGTGTGGCGCCTGGAAGAAAGTCAGATTGATGACTACACCGACATCATCACCCTGATCGGCATCGAGTTCGATGAAAACACCGTCTGGGGTCAGCTCACGGTTCTGGAGCTGAAGTTGCTGATCAGTCTGGCTCTGGGGCAGCACGAGGATGCCCTGGAACGGGTGGAGGCCTTCCTGCAGTACAACGACAATACCGTGGAACGCAATCTGTTCTATCGTGCGGTCAGCGCCGTGCTGGAGATTACTCTGGACGAGGAACTGGAATTGAACGATTACCTGGTGAGCCTGCGGCGGATATATGGTGAGGACACCATGAGTAGCGTGGTTGGTGCGGTCGACGGCACCGTTCGCTTCCCTGGTTTGACGCCCACCAACATGCAGCTGGATGGCCTGGACAAACACCTGCGCCTGATCGAGAGCTATAAAAAGCTGCATGCGGCGCGGGCGGCCAGATGGGAGAGCACACTGTCGAAGGCCTCATTTTGA
- a CDS encoding type II toxin-antitoxin system VapB family antitoxin, translating to MRTNIVIDDKLMAEALKASGCETKKEAVEEGLKLLVRLKRQQELRKLRGKVQWEGDLDEMRGAK from the coding sequence ATGAGAACCAATATCGTCATAGACGACAAATTGATGGCAGAGGCGCTGAAAGCATCTGGCTGTGAAACCAAGAAAGAAGCCGTTGAAGAAGGGCTGAAGCTGCTGGTCCGTCTAAAACGCCAACAGGAACTCCGCAAGTTACGCGGCAAAGTCCAGTGGGAAGGGGACCTGGATGAGATGCGAGGCGCGAAATGA
- the vapC gene encoding type II toxin-antitoxin system VapC family toxin produces the protein MILVDTSVWIDYFNGAENSRTDALDSAITEGIVVIGDLILLEILQGIRNDRDYRRTKRLLTTLDQYEMLGKEMAVKCAENYRALRKKGITIRKTADIIIATFCIDQSLPLLFLDRDFLPFVDHLGLRSASPS, from the coding sequence ATGATACTGGTGGATACCAGTGTCTGGATCGACTATTTCAACGGCGCGGAGAACAGCCGCACTGACGCCTTGGATTCGGCCATTACCGAAGGCATCGTTGTCATCGGCGACCTGATACTCCTGGAGATTCTACAGGGCATCCGCAATGATCGGGATTATCGCAGGACAAAGCGGTTACTAACGACCCTGGATCAGTACGAGATGCTCGGTAAGGAGATGGCCGTAAAGTGCGCCGAGAATTACCGTGCTTTGCGAAAGAAGGGCATTACCATACGAAAGACCGCCGATATCATCATAGCCACCTTCTGCATTGATCAGAGCTTGCCGCTACTTTTTCTTGATCGGGATTTTCTTCCCTTCGTTGATCACCTTGGGCTGCGTTCCGCATCCCCTTCATAG
- a CDS encoding glutathione S-transferase family protein, translating into MIKLYGTPPTRALRVIWLLNELGLEYQMLPVDILRGETRQPDFLALNPAGKVPVLVDGDLVITESSAIQLYLADKYSQAGFIPETVEDRAKMYRWIFFLATEIEQPLWRIARHTFLYPEEKQLPQDVDLARQECLEMLAVLEQHMKTHEFMVAGRLSVADFNAAYTLDWANEEEMLGDMPRLTEYLKAMYSRPAAPPSISGVLAAQESQD; encoded by the coding sequence ATGATCAAGCTGTACGGAACACCCCCGACCCGTGCTCTGCGTGTTATCTGGTTGCTCAATGAACTGGGCCTGGAGTACCAGATGCTCCCGGTGGATATTCTGAGGGGCGAGACCCGGCAACCGGACTTTCTCGCCCTTAACCCCGCCGGCAAGGTCCCTGTTCTGGTGGACGGCGATCTGGTGATCACCGAGTCTTCCGCAATCCAGCTTTACCTCGCTGATAAATATTCCCAGGCTGGTTTTATCCCGGAGACCGTGGAGGACAGGGCGAAGATGTACCGTTGGATCTTTTTCCTGGCTACCGAGATCGAGCAGCCGTTGTGGCGTATAGCTCGTCACACCTTCTTGTACCCGGAAGAGAAACAGCTACCCCAGGATGTGGATCTGGCGAGGCAGGAGTGCCTGGAGATGCTGGCCGTGCTCGAGCAGCATATGAAGACGCATGAGTTCATGGTTGCCGGCCGGCTTAGCGTGGCCGACTTCAACGCCGCCTATACACTGGATTGGGCCAACGAAGAGGAGATGCTGGGCGATATGCCGAGATTGACCGAATACCTGAAGGCCATGTACTCCCGGCCCGCCGCCCCGCCGTCCATTTCCGGAGTGCTTGCGGCACAGGAAAGCCAGGATTGA
- a CDS encoding class II histone deacetylase — MTIGYMWDTLYGWVDTGTGSLTGANLAARLQPISHHLAHPDTKRRFHELISTSGQLDHMTPIKPLPARDEDILRVHTGEHLENVRRVSALEHGGDAGDGVTYLGNGGLEIAMLAAGGAIQMVKSLVQGDIDSGYALVNPPGHHAPRDGAMGFCIFNNTSVAAAYARDKLGLDRVAIVDWDVHHGNGTQDIWWEDPSVLTISLHQHLCFPPESGYVGERGAGKGHGYNLNVPMPPGCGNGAYLYAMETVVLPALQAFRPQLIIVGCGFDASIMDPLARMMVTSEGFRAMARRIIDSADELCEGRILFVQEGGYSPHYVPFCGLAVIQELTGKRALPDPYLDFLSGMGGAELLDEQRTCIDGAEPLIESLR; from the coding sequence ATGACCATTGGATATATGTGGGACACGCTCTATGGCTGGGTGGATACCGGAACGGGTAGTCTCACCGGCGCAAATCTGGCGGCCCGACTACAACCTATCAGCCATCATCTCGCCCATCCGGATACCAAGCGCCGTTTTCATGAGCTGATCAGCACTTCCGGACAGCTTGACCATATGACTCCGATCAAGCCTTTACCGGCCCGGGATGAAGATATCCTCCGGGTGCATACCGGGGAGCATCTGGAAAACGTGCGCCGCGTCAGTGCTCTGGAGCACGGAGGTGATGCCGGCGATGGGGTTACTTATCTGGGTAACGGAGGGCTGGAGATCGCCATGCTGGCTGCCGGTGGGGCCATACAGATGGTGAAAAGCCTGGTGCAAGGCGATATCGACAGTGGTTACGCCCTGGTGAACCCGCCTGGCCACCACGCCCCCCGGGATGGAGCCATGGGGTTCTGTATCTTTAATAACACCTCGGTGGCGGCGGCCTATGCCCGTGACAAGCTGGGGCTGGATCGTGTGGCGATTGTCGATTGGGACGTTCATCACGGTAACGGTACTCAGGACATTTGGTGGGAAGATCCGTCGGTGCTGACGATCTCGTTGCATCAGCACCTTTGCTTCCCGCCGGAGTCGGGGTATGTCGGCGAGCGTGGGGCAGGTAAGGGCCATGGCTACAATCTGAATGTGCCGATGCCGCCCGGCTGTGGCAACGGTGCTTATCTTTACGCCATGGAGACCGTGGTGTTGCCGGCACTGCAGGCTTTTCGGCCGCAGTTGATTATTGTGGGCTGCGGATTTGACGCCAGCATCATGGATCCGCTGGCCCGGATGATGGTGACATCCGAAGGGTTCCGGGCCATGGCCCGGCGCATTATCGACAGCGCCGACGAGCTTTGTGAAGGCCGTATCCTGTTCGTCCAGGAAGGGGGCTACAGTCCCCACTATGTACCGTTCTGTGGGCTGGCGGTGATTCAGGAACTCACTGGCAAGCGCGCTCTGCCCGATCCCTACCTCGACTTTCTCAGCGGTATGGGAGGCGCGGAGCTGTTGGACGAACAGCGGACGTGTATAGATGGTGCCGAGCCCCTGATTGAATCTTTACGGTAG
- a CDS encoding helix-turn-helix transcriptional regulator, with amino-acid sequence MTIELGFPGNYLGLAHFSSCQAGVFGHRARTLARGAQLLLESALREQLPDAHAVGSTILRFAPCAGQHLRIMQPSSNFDNERLAQCVAATKGDTLSCFWLERRRTFRLHAQRTGNGEILVTLTPASLPMAMTSAEMRVLSWLVAGLGDRDIARHLCLSARTVNSHVASLLRRMCVQRRTQVAARAAANNWFVPDPRGYILSSVPGLGN; translated from the coding sequence ATGACCATAGAGCTGGGATTTCCGGGCAACTACCTGGGGCTCGCGCATTTTTCGTCGTGCCAGGCCGGGGTATTCGGCCACCGGGCCCGCACCCTGGCACGAGGCGCACAGCTGCTGCTGGAGTCCGCGCTTCGTGAGCAACTGCCCGACGCTCACGCGGTAGGGAGCACCATCTTGCGATTCGCCCCCTGTGCCGGCCAGCACCTCAGAATTATGCAACCCTCTTCGAACTTCGATAATGAGCGTCTGGCACAATGTGTCGCGGCTACGAAAGGCGATACCCTGAGTTGCTTTTGGCTGGAGCGTAGACGCACTTTTCGTCTCCATGCTCAAAGGACGGGAAATGGCGAAATTCTGGTGACACTGACACCGGCATCGTTACCCATGGCAATGACCAGCGCGGAGATGCGAGTTCTGAGCTGGTTGGTGGCCGGTCTCGGCGACCGGGATATAGCCCGACATCTGTGTCTGAGCGCGCGTACCGTCAATTCTCATGTGGCGTCCCTGCTGAGACGGATGTGTGTTCAACGCCGCACCCAGGTCGCCGCCCGCGCGGCTGCCAACAACTGGTTCGTTCCGGATCCGCGGGGTTATATCCTGAGCTCGGTGCCCGGCCTGGGTAACTAA
- a CDS encoding phytanoyl-CoA dioxygenase family protein, translating into MSSSKESGQLPWLKKMAMDGNSEMTGKDIKKVFDAEGYCVVPGLLSPQQIGLARQLSQSLINRHRAGEEAMTRKAVSVASVTSQHPDRNPGVEAGHWEAEPFIIGDLIAHDERFSEIIASLPIWKCACLLLECDLPDVIFHLSNLTLKPAGVGPAIGWHRDAGNTYFSTVDGRTIRFLLPLHAMSERNGGTALIPGSHRSSREYSSSGETFPSVPPGSGLVLHSQVLHGGYPNRSVENRDVVVLQFGVRSSELIHKGNEHFSLCDYEDMKSFRTSQREIGFSFGRE; encoded by the coding sequence ATGTCGTCAAGCAAAGAGAGTGGGCAACTGCCTTGGCTCAAAAAAATGGCAATGGACGGCAATTCTGAAATGACCGGGAAAGATATTAAGAAAGTATTTGATGCGGAAGGCTATTGCGTTGTGCCGGGACTGCTTTCTCCACAGCAGATAGGATTGGCCAGGCAGTTATCTCAGAGTTTGATTAATCGACATCGCGCAGGAGAGGAGGCGATGACTCGGAAGGCGGTCAGTGTGGCGTCAGTAACCTCCCAGCACCCTGATCGGAATCCGGGGGTGGAGGCAGGGCACTGGGAAGCCGAGCCTTTCATTATTGGCGACTTGATTGCCCATGATGAGAGGTTTTCCGAAATCATAGCATCGCTCCCTATCTGGAAATGCGCTTGCCTCTTGCTTGAGTGTGATTTGCCGGATGTGATCTTCCATCTTTCGAATCTGACACTTAAGCCTGCTGGAGTTGGTCCCGCTATCGGTTGGCATAGAGACGCCGGAAACACTTACTTCTCCACGGTGGATGGAAGGACCATCAGATTTCTTCTTCCTTTGCATGCTATGTCGGAGCGCAATGGTGGTACGGCTTTAATTCCAGGGTCGCATCGGTCTTCACGGGAATATTCTTCAAGCGGCGAAACCTTCCCGAGCGTGCCTCCGGGCTCCGGCTTGGTTCTACATTCTCAGGTATTGCATGGCGGTTATCCAAACCGCAGCGTGGAAAACAGGGATGTGGTCGTGCTTCAGTTTGGAGTACGCTCCTCTGAGCTTATCCACAAGGGCAATGAGCATTTTTCTCTGTGTGATTATGAGGATATGAAATCCTTCAGAACCAGTCAGAGGGAAATTGGATTTTCCTTTGGTCGTGAGTAA